From the Permianibacter fluminis genome, one window contains:
- a CDS encoding LptA/OstA family protein — MKKPRLNLQRVCAAVLTGGLALIGNSLLAAAVSVAASSTDLRADSASLDGKTGEYLYRGNALLSQDNVQIRADEMQATQHENGNLKSGRFRGEPAILEHTDPITGATSEARAREIFYDTDSGRIELSGDASLIQRDAKTNREMRLQAAQIQLTETGDQLNDLAATGNPAIFSRREGDAQPIEGQANQLRYLGSKEYLYLEGSAKLIQGKTTFEHSVIEYDGQRKLTTAPKRDGEQVKITRVQENVAPKTDTATKDQPKKDNP, encoded by the coding sequence CGGCAACAGCCTGTTGGCCGCCGCCGTGAGCGTCGCTGCCAGCAGCACCGATCTGCGTGCCGACAGCGCCTCACTCGATGGCAAGACCGGCGAATACCTCTATCGCGGCAACGCCCTGCTGAGTCAGGACAATGTCCAGATCCGGGCCGATGAAATGCAGGCGACCCAACACGAAAACGGCAATTTGAAAAGCGGCCGGTTTCGCGGTGAGCCGGCCATTCTCGAACACACCGACCCGATCACCGGCGCCACATCGGAAGCCAGGGCGCGGGAAATTTTTTACGACACCGACAGCGGCCGCATTGAACTGAGCGGCGACGCCTCACTGATACAGCGCGATGCCAAAACCAACCGCGAAATGCGCCTGCAAGCGGCGCAAATTCAGCTGACCGAAACCGGCGATCAATTGAATGATCTGGCCGCAACCGGCAATCCGGCGATTTTCAGCCGGCGCGAAGGCGATGCCCAGCCGATTGAGGGCCAAGCCAATCAGCTGCGCTATCTGGGCAGCAAGGAATATCTCTACCTTGAAGGCAGTGCCAAGCTGATTCAGGGCAAGACCACCTTCGAGCACAGCGTCATTGAATACGATGGCCAGCGCAAACTGACCACCGCGCCCAAACGTGATGGCGAGCAGGTCAAGATCACCCGGGTGCAGGAAAATGTCGCGCCAAAAACCGACACTGCGACAAAGGATCAACCGAAAAAGGATAACCCGTGA